The following proteins come from a genomic window of Corallococcus sp. NCRR:
- a CDS encoding TolB family protein: protein MDASTGKPERIQIPASFGANSLTVSPDGQYVVYTAYEEAAHNDLMYRWDWRTKSPPVRIGNERGFHADPAVSPDGQWVYFAHHPKKGGPPGQHEQRANAQLYRVRMDGTELKALTDEPGCHLRPSFRPDGDLVYVHTPCNPNIKSLHLMREGQPASGPLASGDLNEPVFSPDGKSLVFVERDGADVLLKERTSAERPPRVLHRFRLREGLSARAQFGTTARELYFQDDENVWRIVGRKVTRLFSMEGVP from the coding sequence TTGGACGCCTCCACTGGCAAACCTGAACGCATCCAGATTCCTGCGTCTTTTGGTGCCAACAGCCTGACGGTGTCCCCGGATGGGCAGTACGTCGTCTACACGGCGTATGAAGAGGCGGCGCACAATGACCTGATGTACCGGTGGGATTGGAGGACGAAGTCTCCTCCTGTCCGGATCGGGAACGAGCGGGGTTTCCATGCGGACCCGGCTGTTAGTCCCGATGGCCAATGGGTCTACTTCGCGCACCATCCCAAGAAGGGCGGGCCTCCCGGACAGCACGAGCAGCGGGCGAACGCGCAGTTGTATCGCGTGCGAATGGACGGCACCGAGCTCAAGGCGCTCACGGACGAGCCCGGGTGCCATCTGCGACCTTCCTTCCGTCCCGATGGAGACCTGGTCTACGTCCACACGCCGTGTAATCCGAACATCAAGTCCCTTCACTTGATGCGCGAAGGACAGCCTGCCTCGGGGCCGCTGGCCTCCGGAGACCTGAACGAGCCTGTCTTTTCTCCAGACGGCAAGAGCCTGGTCTTCGTGGAGCGCGATGGGGCGGATGTCCTGCTCAAGGAGCGAACGTCCGCGGAGCGGCCTCCTCGAGTTCTTCACAGGTTTCGTCTGAGAGAAGGACTCAGTGCCCGGGCCCAGTTCGGTACCACGGCCCGGGAACTCTACTTTCAAGACGATGAGAACGTTTGGCGGATCGTGGGCCGCAAGGTCACCCGCCTCTTTTCCATGGAAGGCGTCCCATGA
- a CDS encoding RHS repeat-associated core domain-containing protein, producing the protein MRMLIRLTLLIAVSGASAAHAQYCPANIIPRCDGTQGDPSESGPQAPRAPGGPGFFGDPVSVGDGYNYFREVDFELPLSQGSLPFIRMYVPKVGSYGYSSLSSTPGNYAGFLAEDKMGRPFGPHRQGASLNWWHNFYSSIYKLSPVSTEVNIRDVDGHLNKMVLSSKPAPSGKWFENENNAGNRDQLWQDTSDGGWPQEFVFFREGSGRYVYDSVWVHPQADAGFRHYFLSRIEDSLYAPDGGSDIPRALLEYAQPMELDGGVPVDMGCPTGAAGTEPGVPYLRTITTRDGAKIHFYYTKVKGSFDGKLVCVLSYITIEDSSDGGVSERRLVEYSYVPNRNELSGVVYPQSGQSRQYVYSPGSNTVPISNYDVYENGALIAKHTFGRSNLNALRDEADGHDYVITDVTDFVTPSACAVFRGGSEKPARDFADSLAGLGTGATGTTTFTSRFISEAAHDSAATWRLYSRAERCDGPSCPGVVPGTEIWEYECPPSNSQLKPAMPKGHKDLRDSWTLYNHERPDAGAGVPEGQGVPLSHIKALTQITEGASSLSGTGGLATLKYAYTYGGAGRTLRAFEQLLERKEEESVLAPTGTTDPKARTQYVYDSVTNRLNATFRTGWTQVRDSSGNWQVEKRRVAVFNFRANQCGGVGPEDSQGRVLEVHGPCLVDATVADVSTLTDCPSTTPFPVTKYEYWPRTDVENRRNKLKKESVFPGGCGGSTSLDTQYLEYDYFGNATRIQDSNGVILTREFNQDLLAKQSVVDGTTTTTTELIYDQGRLKAIKHPQGNHDVFCYRSGTTSGCSGGTLTKLLQWKATAADAAGSSWSERVNYTYWPDETLKSETFQTWTGSTAQTRRVKTYAADVRKHPTYEGMGTSPSPVQTARVFDGNGNLTGLGFPSNAPPAVCGGVNPDGSPVSTLCTAMGYDRLDRLTKVDEFPTSSSNQRTCFTHDVQNNVTSVRAGCAVASGSNDCSTCSVSVPASTYGYDDFGSLVTVSLPHTSDGAGGAGVTRYAYDARGQVTAKETPEMRESWEWLSYDYDLLGRLLRSVRHYNTPATGAENLFALSYDVNDSGDATSVPPSSCPQPTKTAGRLRYRHDSFGRTWYQYDALGRVTGEIRLREGETSCSSGTVNSHPHTFYTYTANGNIETVTYPHGRVVTYVYGTGAKLDRTQAIDVRLFGTTGYTDTRVIEGITWEPYGGLRGYQMNHPATSNSSAMEFMLGDNTSVAPAACSTAAPNLSSGDMTGRPRSLRVSSGSFSPGSGNGDIYQRGYTWNGDQVARLDTCLLGATTPRTETYAYDRTLRLVGAQRPTGNFAATGGAFESRTYQYDGRGNRTQLEEDGFIYDLTSGTAPAVDQLTGWGSSSAGSLLKYSLAHDADGRVTQKRWAASMSGGPVYTLGFEYGQTVGVATETVFRAVNVNGAYYNYFYDALGRRRLKSNPYGTTDEYFHSVSNRLLTDRGNNGLSTPIGHFTLDDYVWLAGRPVALVRGKFSAAWARQPDGAGDCSRDGESVACGVYFPVTDHIGKPVVMLDASRRVTGAADTGPFGHVNRVSYHAETAHPYAHTTSTTLASFSQPKETTSVQVRMRARYHVVDTEPGVDFVRLVDPDTSSVLDSQSGERRGRVTTVWVTPSNGNLSVSFASNASGLTSYQGVAVEGYEYQRYQTGAQAFWIPLSFPGQYHDAETDLFENWNRYYDPASGLYLQPEPVVSILAVGLPSYVYALDNPLAFKDETGLGPSRYLSKRMRKELVKIFELIPNKRRKILWKETVDEVLEYSRHAGDLPDMAASANSAKRLSREIAGCRGERARFDKDSRGDHYHPAEDGPAGHVWIDYGLRLWIPFLVGTPLTVDEWKDFLAPEDWLLPVGFEPTDAY; encoded by the coding sequence ATGAGAATGCTGATTCGACTCACGCTGCTCATCGCTGTTTCGGGTGCATCCGCGGCCCATGCTCAATACTGCCCTGCGAACATCATTCCCCGTTGTGACGGCACGCAAGGCGATCCCAGCGAATCCGGGCCACAGGCCCCCCGCGCACCTGGGGGCCCTGGCTTCTTCGGCGATCCTGTCAGCGTCGGAGATGGCTACAACTACTTCCGAGAAGTGGACTTCGAGCTGCCGCTCAGTCAGGGCAGCCTCCCGTTCATCCGGATGTATGTCCCGAAGGTCGGCTCATACGGGTATTCGAGTCTTTCTAGTACGCCCGGTAATTATGCTGGATTCCTAGCTGAGGATAAGATGGGTCGCCCGTTCGGACCCCACCGACAGGGGGCGTCCCTTAATTGGTGGCACAACTTCTATAGTTCCATCTACAAGCTCTCGCCTGTCTCGACAGAGGTCAACATCCGTGACGTCGACGGGCACCTCAACAAGATGGTTCTGAGTTCGAAGCCAGCGCCTTCTGGCAAGTGGTTCGAGAACGAGAATAATGCAGGCAATCGCGATCAGCTCTGGCAAGATACATCCGATGGGGGCTGGCCCCAGGAGTTCGTTTTCTTCCGGGAGGGAAGCGGGCGCTATGTCTACGATTCGGTCTGGGTGCATCCGCAAGCGGATGCGGGCTTCCGTCACTATTTTTTGAGCCGGATTGAAGACAGCCTTTATGCGCCGGACGGGGGATCGGACATTCCGCGCGCATTGCTTGAGTATGCCCAGCCCATGGAGCTGGACGGGGGAGTCCCCGTGGACATGGGCTGTCCCACAGGCGCCGCAGGCACCGAACCGGGTGTTCCGTATCTTCGCACCATCACCACGCGGGATGGTGCGAAGATTCACTTCTACTACACCAAGGTCAAGGGGTCTTTCGACGGGAAGCTCGTCTGCGTCCTGAGTTACATCACCATCGAAGACTCCTCCGATGGTGGGGTCTCGGAGCGGCGGTTGGTTGAGTATTCCTATGTGCCCAACCGCAACGAGCTTTCTGGGGTCGTTTATCCCCAATCAGGCCAGAGTCGGCAGTACGTCTACTCGCCAGGAAGTAACACCGTTCCTATTTCCAATTATGACGTCTATGAAAATGGTGCTCTGATCGCGAAGCATACGTTTGGCAGGAGCAACCTCAACGCGCTGCGCGATGAGGCTGACGGGCATGATTATGTTATTACGGACGTCACGGATTTTGTCACGCCGTCAGCATGCGCCGTGTTCCGGGGAGGAAGCGAAAAGCCTGCTCGTGATTTCGCGGACTCGCTGGCAGGGCTGGGTACGGGCGCTACAGGAACGACGACCTTTACATCCCGTTTCATTTCGGAGGCGGCGCATGACTCCGCCGCGACATGGCGGCTCTACAGCCGTGCGGAGCGGTGTGATGGTCCCTCGTGCCCGGGAGTCGTTCCTGGCACGGAAATCTGGGAATATGAGTGCCCTCCCTCCAATAGCCAACTCAAGCCCGCGATGCCCAAGGGGCATAAGGATCTGCGCGACAGCTGGACGCTCTACAACCATGAGAGACCTGACGCGGGCGCGGGTGTCCCGGAAGGTCAAGGGGTGCCACTGAGCCACATCAAGGCGCTGACGCAAATCACCGAAGGCGCGTCGTCGCTGAGTGGAACGGGAGGCCTGGCGACACTCAAGTATGCGTATACCTACGGCGGGGCTGGACGCACGCTGCGGGCCTTCGAGCAGTTGCTCGAGCGCAAGGAAGAAGAGAGTGTGCTGGCGCCCACGGGAACGACGGACCCGAAGGCGCGCACGCAGTACGTCTACGACTCGGTGACAAACCGGTTGAATGCGACCTTCCGCACGGGATGGACACAGGTTCGGGACAGCTCGGGTAACTGGCAGGTGGAGAAGCGCCGTGTGGCGGTCTTCAACTTCCGGGCGAACCAGTGCGGCGGCGTGGGGCCTGAGGACTCGCAGGGCCGGGTGCTGGAGGTACATGGGCCTTGCCTGGTCGACGCGACCGTCGCGGATGTCTCCACCCTCACGGACTGTCCGTCCACGACGCCGTTCCCGGTGACGAAGTATGAGTACTGGCCGCGCACGGATGTGGAGAACCGCCGGAACAAGCTCAAGAAGGAGTCGGTGTTCCCGGGTGGTTGTGGTGGGAGCACGTCCCTGGATACGCAATATCTGGAGTATGACTACTTCGGAAATGCCACGCGCATCCAGGACTCCAACGGCGTGATCCTCACGCGGGAGTTCAACCAGGACCTGCTCGCGAAGCAGAGCGTGGTGGATGGCACGACGACCACCACGACGGAGCTGATTTACGACCAGGGACGGCTCAAGGCCATCAAGCATCCCCAGGGCAACCACGACGTCTTCTGCTATCGAAGCGGAACGACATCGGGCTGCTCGGGTGGCACGCTCACGAAGCTGCTGCAGTGGAAGGCGACGGCCGCGGACGCGGCGGGCTCTTCCTGGTCGGAGCGGGTGAACTACACCTACTGGCCGGACGAGACGCTCAAGTCCGAAACGTTCCAGACGTGGACGGGGAGCACCGCGCAGACGCGCCGGGTGAAGACGTACGCGGCGGACGTCCGGAAGCATCCGACCTATGAGGGAATGGGTACCTCGCCGTCGCCCGTCCAGACTGCACGGGTGTTTGACGGCAACGGCAATCTGACGGGGCTGGGCTTCCCCTCCAATGCGCCGCCCGCGGTCTGCGGTGGCGTGAATCCGGACGGCTCGCCAGTTTCGACCCTGTGCACCGCGATGGGCTATGACCGGCTGGACCGGCTCACCAAGGTGGATGAGTTCCCCACGTCCAGCAGCAACCAGCGCACGTGTTTCACGCACGACGTGCAGAACAACGTCACCTCCGTGCGGGCAGGTTGCGCGGTGGCGTCAGGGTCGAATGACTGCTCGACGTGCAGTGTGTCGGTGCCGGCGTCCACCTACGGCTACGACGACTTCGGAAGCCTGGTGACGGTGTCGCTGCCCCATACGAGCGACGGCGCTGGGGGCGCGGGAGTCACCCGCTATGCCTATGACGCTCGGGGCCAGGTGACGGCGAAGGAGACGCCGGAGATGCGGGAGTCGTGGGAGTGGCTTTCGTATGACTATGACCTGTTGGGGCGGCTCCTGCGCTCCGTGCGGCATTACAATACGCCCGCCACGGGAGCGGAGAACCTCTTCGCCCTGTCGTATGACGTGAATGATTCTGGCGACGCGACCAGCGTGCCTCCCTCGAGTTGCCCGCAGCCGACGAAGACAGCCGGGCGGTTGCGCTACCGCCACGACTCCTTCGGGCGCACCTGGTACCAGTACGATGCTTTGGGTCGGGTGACGGGCGAAATCCGGCTGCGTGAGGGCGAGACAAGTTGCTCGTCGGGCACGGTGAATTCCCATCCACACACGTTCTATACGTATACGGCGAATGGCAACATCGAGACCGTGACGTACCCGCATGGACGCGTGGTTACCTACGTCTACGGGACGGGAGCGAAGCTGGACCGGACCCAGGCCATCGACGTTCGGCTCTTCGGGACGACGGGCTACACGGATACGCGGGTTATCGAAGGCATCACCTGGGAGCCATACGGCGGCCTGCGTGGCTACCAGATGAACCACCCGGCGACGTCGAACAGCAGCGCCATGGAGTTCATGCTGGGTGACAACACGTCAGTGGCGCCCGCTGCGTGCTCGACGGCTGCTCCGAACCTCTCCTCCGGAGACATGACGGGGCGCCCGCGCTCGCTACGGGTGTCGTCCGGCTCGTTCTCACCGGGTTCGGGAAACGGCGACATCTATCAGCGTGGGTATACGTGGAACGGAGACCAAGTGGCGCGGTTGGACACGTGCCTGCTGGGTGCGACGACGCCTCGAACAGAGACGTATGCGTATGACCGCACGCTGCGGCTGGTGGGGGCTCAGCGGCCGACGGGTAATTTCGCGGCGACGGGCGGGGCCTTCGAGTCACGGACCTATCAGTACGACGGCCGTGGCAACCGGACCCAACTCGAGGAGGACGGGTTCATCTACGACCTGACTTCCGGGACGGCGCCGGCGGTAGATCAGCTGACCGGATGGGGATCTTCCTCGGCGGGGAGTCTGCTGAAGTACAGCTTGGCGCATGACGCGGACGGCCGGGTGACGCAGAAGCGGTGGGCGGCGAGCATGTCGGGTGGCCCCGTGTACACGCTGGGCTTCGAGTATGGACAGACGGTGGGCGTGGCCACGGAGACGGTGTTCCGAGCCGTCAACGTCAACGGCGCGTACTACAACTACTTCTACGACGCGCTGGGTCGGAGGCGACTGAAGTCGAACCCCTACGGGACGACGGACGAGTACTTCCACTCGGTGTCGAACCGGTTGCTGACGGACCGGGGGAACAATGGGCTGAGCACGCCGATTGGCCACTTTACCCTGGACGACTACGTGTGGCTGGCGGGACGTCCTGTGGCGCTGGTGCGTGGGAAGTTCAGCGCGGCCTGGGCGCGTCAGCCCGACGGCGCGGGCGATTGCTCCCGTGACGGGGAGTCGGTGGCGTGCGGCGTGTACTTCCCGGTGACGGACCACATCGGCAAGCCGGTGGTGATGTTGGATGCGTCGCGACGGGTGACAGGGGCCGCGGACACGGGCCCCTTCGGGCACGTGAACCGGGTGAGCTACCACGCGGAGACGGCCCATCCTTACGCGCACACTACATCCACGACGTTGGCATCCTTCTCCCAGCCGAAGGAGACGACGTCCGTACAAGTACGGATGCGCGCGCGCTACCACGTGGTGGACACGGAGCCGGGAGTGGACTTCGTACGGTTGGTGGACCCGGACACGAGTAGCGTCCTTGACAGCCAGTCGGGGGAGCGCCGGGGACGCGTCACCACGGTCTGGGTGACTCCGTCCAACGGCAACCTGTCGGTGAGCTTTGCTTCGAACGCCAGTGGTCTGACGAGCTACCAGGGCGTCGCGGTCGAGGGGTACGAGTACCAGCGGTATCAGACGGGAGCCCAGGCCTTCTGGATTCCGCTTAGCTTCCCCGGTCAGTACCACGACGCGGAAACAGACCTGTTCGAGAACTGGAATCGGTACTACGACCCAGCGAGCGGCTTGTACTTGCAACCCGAACCAGTGGTTTCGATACTGGCAGTCGGCCTTCCGTCTTACGTATACGCGCTTGATAACCCTCTTGCCTTCAAAGATGAAACGGGGTTGGGGCCAAGTCGTTACCTGAGCAAGCGGATGCGGAAAGAGCTTGTGAAGATCTTCGAGCTGATTCCAAATAAGCGGCGTAAAATACTTTGGAAGGAAACGGTAGATGAAGTTCTGGAGTATTCAAGGCATGCTGGGGATTTGCCGGATATGGCCGCAAGTGCGAACTCCGCGAAGAGGCTGAGCCGCGAAATCGCTGGGTGTCGAGGGGAACGAGCTCGATTTGATAAGGACTCTCGTGGCGATCATTATCACCCTGCAGAGGATGGTCCGGCTGGTCATGTCTGGATTGATTACGGTCTTCGGCTTTGGATTCCCTTCCTGGTCGGAACGCCGTTGACGGTTGATGAGTGGAAGGATTTCCTCGCGCCCGAAGACTGGTTGCTTCCTGTGGGTTTTGAGCCGACGGATGCATATTGA
- a CDS encoding Imm70 family immunity protein, whose protein sequence is MGLCLVVHEDDEDLEEVAVGGYSDFNALRDYVTRELEAGKLGSRFPVFIVHSDCDGEWSVPECERLREELAVIAREMQARPPVAFASEWQRSEAGSMGLVPRNAFESFLALSGGFLVESLQDLVEFALERRAPISFQ, encoded by the coding sequence GTGGGTCTGTGTCTTGTTGTCCATGAAGATGATGAGGATTTGGAGGAGGTCGCGGTCGGGGGGTATTCGGACTTCAACGCGTTACGCGATTACGTCACTCGCGAGCTGGAGGCGGGGAAGCTGGGTTCGCGATTTCCTGTGTTCATCGTGCACTCGGATTGTGATGGCGAGTGGTCCGTCCCCGAATGCGAGCGGTTGCGCGAGGAACTGGCGGTCATCGCCAGGGAGATGCAGGCGCGCCCACCGGTCGCTTTCGCGTCGGAGTGGCAACGAAGCGAAGCGGGCTCCATGGGACTCGTGCCTCGAAACGCGTTCGAGTCGTTCCTCGCCCTGAGTGGCGGGTTCCTGGTGGAGAGCCTCCAGGACCTGGTGGAATTCGCGCTCGAGCGCCGGGCCCCCATCTCGTTTCAGTGA
- a CDS encoding amidohydrolase family protein, with protein MEGRLLLKNCAVFRADGRVRHGMAVVVEEGIIRRVAPDAEVPVLPGDWEVACRGRLVAPGLVDCHSHMVNGQLLPPNGDFLLRQPRSRLERMRSVANLLTAEDVEVLTRFAAARALLDGVSLVVDHLSCPADVAGALEAQARAANALGIRLVTSHSTHSLDGADVANAQADANADFVRRYREHPRVRGALGFHASYTCEDPLLARIAGLRAELSAPVVFHLAENEDDLSTTYATHGSRVVPRLDALGLLGPHAIAGYPRAVERSESERLAASGTFIALTPRATRSMDRAAESADGALSSLHLVGLGTGGHGSLQEELAGALVSMLSLARSGRMPDLDDSLAHLFVSGPAELCTRLYGKPSGGVDEGSIADLVVYDAIPAADPETGYSPFLLGQLTAARVAWTIVDGRVCVREGQLLGSDFVDLSRDAAAALSRVWSRARLGS; from the coding sequence ATGGAAGGCCGACTGCTTCTGAAGAACTGCGCCGTGTTCCGTGCGGACGGTCGCGTCCGCCACGGCATGGCCGTCGTGGTCGAAGAGGGCATCATCCGCCGCGTCGCCCCGGACGCCGAGGTGCCCGTGCTCCCCGGTGACTGGGAGGTGGCCTGTCGAGGCCGCCTCGTCGCCCCCGGGCTCGTGGACTGTCACTCGCACATGGTCAACGGGCAGCTCCTGCCGCCCAATGGCGACTTCCTCCTGCGCCAGCCCCGCTCGCGCCTGGAGCGCATGCGCTCGGTGGCCAACCTCCTCACCGCCGAGGACGTGGAGGTCCTGACCCGCTTCGCCGCCGCCCGCGCGCTGCTCGACGGCGTCTCCCTCGTCGTGGACCACCTGTCGTGCCCCGCGGACGTCGCCGGCGCCCTGGAGGCCCAGGCCCGCGCCGCGAACGCGCTGGGCATCCGCCTCGTCACGTCCCACTCCACGCACAGCCTGGACGGCGCGGACGTGGCCAACGCCCAGGCGGACGCCAACGCCGACTTCGTCCGCCGTTACCGCGAACACCCTCGCGTCCGTGGCGCGCTCGGCTTCCACGCGTCCTACACCTGCGAGGATCCGCTTCTGGCCCGCATCGCGGGGCTGCGCGCGGAGCTGAGCGCGCCCGTCGTGTTCCACCTGGCGGAGAACGAGGACGACCTCTCCACCACCTACGCCACGCACGGCAGCCGCGTCGTCCCCCGCCTGGATGCGCTGGGCCTGCTGGGCCCCCACGCCATCGCCGGCTACCCGCGCGCCGTGGAGCGCTCCGAGTCCGAGCGGCTCGCCGCCTCCGGCACCTTCATCGCCCTCACGCCCCGCGCCACCCGCTCCATGGACCGCGCGGCCGAGTCCGCCGACGGCGCGCTGTCCAGCCTCCACCTCGTGGGCCTGGGCACTGGCGGCCATGGCAGCCTCCAGGAGGAGCTGGCCGGGGCGCTCGTCAGCATGCTGTCCCTGGCGCGCTCCGGGCGCATGCCGGACCTGGATGACTCGCTGGCGCACCTGTTCGTCAGCGGCCCCGCGGAGCTGTGCACCCGTCTGTACGGCAAGCCGTCGGGCGGGGTGGACGAGGGCAGCATCGCGGACCTCGTCGTCTACGACGCCATCCCCGCCGCGGACCCGGAGACGGGCTACTCGCCCTTCCTCCTGGGGCAGCTCACCGCCGCCCGCGTGGCGTGGACCATCGTGGATGGCCGCGTCTGCGTCCGTGAAGGACAGCTCTTGGGCAGCGACTTCGTGGACCTGTCCCGCGACGCCGCCGCCGCGCTCTCCCGCGTCTGGTCCCGCGCACGGCTGGGTTCGTAG
- a CDS encoding class I SAM-dependent rRNA methyltransferase, protein MSALPPRLVDLLRASRARRGPLLSDPATSAFRLLNGAADGVPDVTADLFGDVVVVSLYRDLTDAEETTLLDAAVAAWTPRSVYLKRRPREARVLANVAKDALAPESAARGEPVEDFVAKENGLSFHIRPGQGLSVGLYLDMRDTRAWLQAQASGLTVLNLFAYTCAFGVAATAGGAKRVLNMDASRRVLEWGEENARLNGQSVDRYDYVAGDVFDWLGRLAKKGESFDVVIADPPSFSTTKTTRFSAARDYARLAEAAAKVVAPRGRLVACCNLAGLPSRRFEAMVLEGVTRAGRAGKTVGSLGPSGLDFPTPPGEEPALKVHVVQLR, encoded by the coding sequence GTGAGTGCCCTGCCTCCCCGCCTCGTGGACCTGCTGCGCGCCTCCCGCGCCCGCCGGGGTCCGCTGCTCTCGGACCCCGCCACCTCCGCCTTCCGCCTGCTGAACGGCGCCGCGGACGGCGTGCCCGACGTGACCGCGGACCTCTTCGGCGACGTCGTCGTGGTCAGCCTCTACCGCGACCTGACCGATGCGGAGGAGACGACGCTGCTCGACGCCGCCGTCGCCGCCTGGACGCCCCGCAGCGTCTACCTGAAGCGCCGTCCCCGTGAGGCGCGCGTGCTCGCCAACGTGGCGAAGGACGCGCTCGCTCCGGAGTCCGCCGCGCGGGGCGAACCCGTGGAGGACTTCGTCGCGAAGGAGAACGGCCTGTCCTTCCACATCCGCCCCGGACAGGGCCTCTCCGTGGGCCTCTACCTGGACATGCGCGACACCCGCGCGTGGCTCCAGGCCCAGGCCTCCGGCCTCACCGTCCTCAACCTCTTCGCGTACACCTGCGCCTTCGGCGTCGCGGCGACCGCCGGGGGCGCGAAGCGCGTGCTCAACATGGACGCCAGCCGCCGCGTCCTGGAGTGGGGCGAGGAGAACGCGCGCCTCAACGGCCAATCCGTGGATCGCTATGACTACGTGGCTGGCGATGTCTTCGATTGGCTCGGGAGGCTCGCGAAGAAGGGGGAGTCCTTCGATGTCGTGATCGCGGACCCTCCGTCGTTCTCCACCACCAAGACGACGCGCTTCTCCGCCGCTCGCGACTACGCCCGGCTGGCCGAGGCCGCCGCGAAGGTGGTGGCGCCCAGGGGCCGGCTGGTCGCCTGTTGCAACCTGGCGGGACTGCCGTCACGCCGGTTCGAAGCCATGGTGCTGGAGGGCGTGACGCGGGCGGGCAGGGCGGGGAAGACAGTGGGGTCGCTCGGTCCCTCGGGGCTCGACTTTCCAACACCTCCGGGGGAGGAACCGGCACTCAAGGTGCACGTCGTCCAACTTCGTTAG
- a CDS encoding serine/threonine protein kinase, translating into MAPAASSPPRDAFRFGNYRLIDRIAVGGMAEIFLAHQLDASGDETPIVIKRIRPHLSKHAAFVKMFLNEARLAAQLNHPNIVQIHDLGKIVDSYFIAMEYVSGRDMRRVVPKAESLGIPFPMVYALKIASCVCAGLHYAHQKKDRYGNPLNIVHRDVTPENIVVAFDGSVKVLDFGIAKAANQVEETRSGEIKGKLSYLSPEQCLGRPLDCRSDIFSLGTVLYEWLTGFKLFTGESDVAVMRSITEAKIYAPSYFREDLPERVEAILMRALARDRERRYQTALDMQRDLDAFLESYDFTPSPLHLANFVKQLFEDERPQELKRLSTRQSSAPTSEMALEVAEVVANVDGPPTEAMRLDDLPGTEPRLLALTLDPALYEKLESQARKANVSLAKLAADVLEGWLKSR; encoded by the coding sequence ATGGCTCCCGCCGCCTCCTCGCCCCCGCGCGATGCGTTCCGCTTCGGCAACTACCGGCTCATCGATCGGATCGCCGTGGGGGGCATGGCGGAGATCTTCCTCGCGCACCAGTTGGATGCCAGCGGTGACGAGACGCCCATCGTCATCAAGCGCATCCGTCCGCATCTGTCCAAGCACGCGGCCTTCGTGAAGATGTTCCTCAACGAGGCGCGGCTGGCCGCCCAGCTCAATCACCCCAACATCGTGCAGATCCACGACCTGGGGAAGATCGTCGACAGCTACTTCATCGCCATGGAGTACGTGTCCGGCCGCGACATGCGCCGCGTCGTGCCCAAGGCCGAGTCCCTGGGGATTCCCTTCCCCATGGTGTACGCGCTGAAGATCGCCTCCTGCGTCTGCGCGGGCCTGCACTACGCGCACCAGAAGAAGGACCGCTACGGCAACCCGCTCAACATCGTCCACCGCGACGTGACGCCGGAGAACATCGTCGTCGCGTTCGACGGCTCGGTGAAGGTGCTGGACTTCGGCATCGCCAAGGCCGCCAACCAGGTGGAGGAGACGCGGTCGGGCGAAATCAAGGGCAAGCTCAGCTACCTGTCCCCGGAGCAGTGCCTGGGCCGGCCGCTGGACTGCCGCAGCGACATCTTCTCGCTGGGCACCGTCCTCTACGAGTGGCTCACCGGCTTCAAGCTCTTCACCGGCGAGTCCGACGTCGCCGTCATGCGCAGCATCACCGAGGCGAAGATCTACGCGCCGTCGTACTTCCGCGAGGACCTGCCGGAGCGCGTGGAGGCCATCCTGATGCGCGCGCTCGCCCGCGACCGCGAGCGCCGCTACCAGACGGCGCTGGACATGCAGCGCGACCTGGACGCCTTCCTGGAGTCCTACGACTTCACGCCCTCGCCGCTGCACCTGGCCAACTTCGTCAAGCAGCTCTTCGAGGACGAGCGCCCGCAGGAGCTGAAGCGCCTGTCCACGCGCCAGTCCTCCGCGCCCACGTCGGAGATGGCGCTGGAGGTGGCGGAGGTGGTGGCGAACGTGGACGGCCCGCCCACGGAGGCCATGCGCCTGGACGACCTCCCCGGCACGGAGCCGCGCCTGCTCGCGCTGACCCTGGACCCCGCGCTGTACGAGAAGCTGGAGTCCCAGGCGCGCAAGGCGAACGTCTCCCTGGCGAAGCTCGCGGCGGACGTGCTGGAGGGATGGCTGAAGTCGCGTTGA